A genomic stretch from Pelagicoccus sp. SDUM812003 includes:
- a CDS encoding zinc ABC transporter substrate-binding protein, with the protein MKRVKKTALIFLGWLALSCVPFSVAKIRVVSSTAQIGDIVSNVAGDRVESSALMGPGVDPHLYKATARDVIALQRADLILYNGLHLEGRLAETLSKMSAKGRRLVAVAEAIPGERLLKSAAYEDAYDPHVWFDPQLWVIVVDEVVSSLCAADPENAGFYRQQGASYRSKVAGLDAWAKAQIEKVPAGRRVLVTSHDAYNYFGRAFGVEVVGVQGISTVTEAGLADVTKTVDFIKRRGIPAIFVESSVSPATIERISRDSGARVGGELYSDALGALGEIHESPDGERFDVGTYLGMFQYNVSTIVEALR; encoded by the coding sequence ATGAAACGAGTGAAGAAGACTGCATTGATTTTTCTGGGATGGCTGGCCTTGAGCTGCGTTCCTTTTTCCGTGGCTAAGATCCGGGTGGTGAGCAGCACTGCTCAGATCGGGGATATCGTGAGCAATGTGGCGGGCGATCGGGTGGAGAGCAGCGCCTTGATGGGGCCGGGGGTGGATCCGCATCTCTATAAAGCGACGGCGCGCGACGTCATCGCCCTGCAGCGAGCGGATTTGATCCTCTACAACGGCTTGCATCTAGAGGGGCGTTTGGCGGAGACCTTGTCCAAGATGAGCGCCAAGGGGCGCAGGCTGGTGGCGGTAGCGGAGGCGATCCCGGGGGAGCGCTTGTTGAAGTCGGCCGCCTACGAGGACGCCTATGATCCGCATGTATGGTTCGATCCACAGCTTTGGGTCATCGTGGTCGACGAGGTGGTGTCGTCGCTTTGCGCCGCCGATCCGGAAAACGCGGGCTTCTATCGCCAGCAGGGAGCGAGCTATCGATCGAAGGTCGCCGGGCTGGACGCTTGGGCCAAGGCGCAGATCGAGAAGGTGCCAGCCGGTCGTCGGGTGCTGGTGACCAGTCACGACGCCTACAACTATTTCGGTCGAGCCTTCGGGGTGGAGGTGGTTGGCGTGCAGGGGATATCCACGGTGACGGAGGCTGGATTGGCGGACGTCACCAAGACGGTGGATTTCATCAAACGCCGCGGCATTCCGGCGATATTTGTGGAGAGCAGCGTTTCGCCTGCCACCATCGAGCGCATCAGTCGGGACTCCGGAGCGCGGGTCGGGGGGGAGCTGTATTCCGATGCCTTGGGCGCCCTCGGCGAGATTCACGAGTCCCCTGATGGGGAGCGTTTCGATGTGGGCACCTACCTCGGCATGTTTCAGTACAATGTCTCCACCATAGTGGAAGCCTTGCGATAG
- the yidC gene encoding membrane protein insertase YidC, whose translation MDKKNTIIGVALLIVGMVLMTKTSQRQVEPNELPPQTAPEAIPSDQSGPASPVDPSATPPVPSTITPVTNGHAKVEEITDREGEVIASLENDFIEARFTNYGGSIKEIVLKKKKATIDGEDPYIMNRLRYVPALNLSTYLGDAKDVIFERVPSLTPNTVTFRAKLSDQLEITRRYTISEDAAYAAPYTIEHTLEFKNLSDQPLPLGEPSLNIGTVAPSGNQDRYLQTFGYYNGEDVEFTEQSDFSGGGFLFFKSEPMDFEQVNDTVVWASVKNQFFITLLTPGEPGSGFIARPVDFPLDPKTGEPATGITADVKMGAISLPAGGTVTKSFDFYAGPKEHTRLAKLKQGQEQAMQFGFFGAISKILLQLMTWIHGFVGNWGVAIVLLTVVVRGTLLPITLMSMKSMRKMSKLQEPMKALKEKFPDDTQKQQQMMMELYKLNKINPVAGCLPMLAQIPIFFALFYMLRSAAELRFADFLWIADLSKPDTIGYVAGFPFNVLPFFWLVTLAYQMWTMPTPTVDNAQTKMMKFMPFIFFPFTYTFSSGLVLYWSISNLFTIGQQWLTKRGQDDFEVQLPPAMKKAIEGDNSKKKKRKKN comes from the coding sequence ATGGACAAAAAGAATACCATAATCGGAGTCGCGTTGCTCATCGTCGGCATGGTGCTGATGACGAAAACCAGCCAGCGTCAGGTCGAGCCGAACGAGCTTCCTCCTCAAACCGCCCCCGAAGCCATCCCTTCGGATCAATCCGGCCCTGCAAGCCCCGTCGATCCGTCCGCCACTCCGCCCGTGCCGTCGACCATCACACCGGTCACCAACGGTCATGCCAAGGTGGAGGAGATCACCGATCGAGAAGGCGAAGTCATCGCCTCCCTGGAAAACGATTTCATCGAAGCCCGTTTCACCAACTACGGCGGCTCCATCAAGGAAATCGTACTGAAAAAGAAAAAGGCGACCATCGACGGCGAGGATCCCTACATCATGAATCGCCTGCGCTACGTGCCGGCCCTCAATCTCTCCACCTATCTGGGCGACGCCAAGGACGTGATCTTCGAACGCGTTCCTTCCCTCACCCCCAACACCGTCACCTTCCGAGCCAAGCTCTCCGACCAGCTCGAAATCACCCGCCGCTACACCATTTCGGAAGACGCCGCCTACGCGGCTCCCTACACCATCGAGCATACCCTGGAGTTCAAGAACCTGAGCGATCAACCGCTCCCTCTGGGCGAACCAAGCCTCAACATCGGCACCGTAGCCCCCTCCGGAAACCAAGACCGCTACCTGCAGACCTTTGGCTACTACAACGGCGAGGACGTGGAGTTCACCGAGCAAAGCGACTTCTCGGGCGGAGGCTTCCTTTTCTTCAAATCCGAGCCCATGGACTTCGAGCAGGTCAACGACACCGTGGTCTGGGCTTCGGTTAAAAACCAGTTCTTCATCACCTTGCTCACCCCGGGCGAGCCGGGCTCCGGCTTCATCGCCCGACCGGTGGACTTCCCTCTCGATCCCAAGACCGGCGAGCCGGCGACCGGAATCACCGCCGACGTGAAGATGGGCGCCATCTCCCTGCCCGCAGGTGGCACCGTCACGAAAAGCTTCGATTTCTACGCCGGTCCCAAGGAGCACACACGCCTCGCCAAGCTGAAACAGGGACAGGAACAGGCCATGCAGTTCGGCTTCTTCGGAGCCATTTCCAAGATCCTGCTGCAGCTGATGACCTGGATCCATGGATTCGTGGGCAACTGGGGCGTCGCCATCGTCCTGCTCACCGTCGTGGTTCGCGGCACGCTGCTGCCCATCACCCTGATGAGCATGAAGTCCATGCGCAAGATGTCCAAGCTGCAGGAGCCGATGAAGGCCCTGAAGGAGAAGTTTCCGGACGACACCCAAAAGCAGCAGCAGATGATGATGGAGCTGTACAAGCTCAACAAGATCAACCCGGTGGCGGGCTGCCTGCCCATGCTGGCTCAGATCCCCATCTTCTTCGCCCTGTTCTATATGCTGCGCAGCGCCGCCGAGCTTCGCTTCGCCGACTTCCTCTGGATCGCCGACCTCTCCAAGCCCGACACCATCGGCTACGTCGCCGGCTTCCCCTTCAACGTGCTGCCCTTCTTCTGGCTGGTCACGCTCGCCTACCAGATGTGGACCATGCCGACGCCGACCGTCGACAACGCCCAGACCAAGATGATGAAGTTCATGCCGTTCATCTTCTTCCCCTTCACCTACACCTTCTCCTCAGGTCTGGTGCTCTACTGGTCGATCAGCAACCTCTTCACCATCGGACAGCAATGGCTCACCAAGCGCGGCCAGGACGACTTTGAGGTGCAGCTGCCTCCCGCGATGAAGAAGGCCATCGAGGGCGACAACTCGAAGAAGAAGAAGCGCAAGAAAAACTAG
- a CDS encoding YebC/PmpR family DNA-binding transcriptional regulator, with protein sequence MAGHSKWANTKHRKAAVDAKRGKIFSRLSKDITMAAKDGGGDPDTNAKLRTVLLKARDANMPADNIDRAIKKGTGELPGVVYEEFVYEGYAPHGIAVVVEVTTDNKNRAASEIRSTFTKRGGNLAGAGAVAFMFNRCGQFLIAKDQIDEEKLMDVALEAGAEDIKTEEEGYEVLAPITEYDAVSQALSDAGIEVASSELAYLPETLTPIGDAAQAKQVMALIDALDDLDDVQNVFHNADIADGLLED encoded by the coding sequence ATGGCAGGACACAGCAAATGGGCCAATACCAAGCACCGCAAGGCAGCCGTCGACGCTAAGCGAGGCAAGATCTTCAGCCGTCTCTCCAAGGACATCACCATGGCCGCCAAAGACGGCGGCGGCGACCCCGACACCAACGCCAAGCTTCGCACCGTGCTGCTCAAAGCGCGCGACGCCAACATGCCAGCGGACAATATCGATCGGGCCATCAAAAAAGGCACCGGCGAGCTTCCCGGCGTGGTCTACGAGGAGTTCGTCTACGAAGGCTACGCTCCGCACGGCATCGCGGTGGTGGTGGAGGTGACCACGGACAACAAGAACCGAGCCGCTTCGGAAATCCGCTCCACCTTCACCAAGCGCGGAGGCAACCTGGCGGGAGCCGGAGCCGTGGCCTTCATGTTCAACCGATGCGGCCAGTTCCTCATCGCCAAGGATCAGATCGACGAGGAAAAGCTCATGGACGTGGCCCTCGAAGCAGGAGCCGAAGACATAAAAACCGAAGAGGAAGGCTACGAGGTGCTGGCTCCCATCACCGAATACGACGCGGTCAGCCAAGCCCTCTCCGACGCCGGCATCGAAGTGGCCAGCTCGGAACTGGCCTACCTGCCGGAAACCCTCACCCCAATCGGCGACGCCGCCCAAGCCAAACAGGTCATGGCCCTGATCGACGCCCTCGACGACCTGGACGACGTGCAAAACGTCTTCCACAACGCCGACATCGCCGACGGTCTTCTCGAGGACTAG
- a CDS encoding homoserine O-acetyltransferase, translating to MNATEHDLQLQDSGEVGLVEPVDFHHPHPYEFISGRSIPEFTLRYETYGRLNADKNNAILIAHALTGDHHCAGVHSFKDRKPGWWNNMIGPGKPIDTERFFVICINCIGGCQGSTGPKSINPETGKPYNLTFPFVTITDMVRTQKLLLDSLGVTQLHAIVGGSMGGMQTLQWAIEYPDYVQRILPMATTWRQNSQAIAFDEVGRQAIMQDPEWKEGNYEPDGGPAVGLAIARMMAHITYLSDKSLDRKFGRRRQEGYDSKYSFDIEFEVESYLRYQGASFTNRFDANTYLYFTRALGYFDLAGDYGSLDAAVANMKCRALLVGFTSDWLFPPAQNRDVALAMLRQGKEASYVQIDTDLGHDSFLVDSPELFELTRDFLE from the coding sequence GTGAACGCGACCGAACACGATCTCCAGCTCCAGGACTCCGGCGAAGTCGGACTCGTCGAGCCGGTGGACTTCCACCACCCGCATCCCTACGAATTCATCAGCGGCCGCTCCATCCCCGAGTTCACCCTGCGCTACGAGACCTACGGACGGCTCAACGCGGACAAGAACAACGCCATTCTCATCGCTCACGCCCTCACCGGCGACCACCACTGCGCCGGCGTGCACAGCTTCAAGGACCGCAAGCCGGGCTGGTGGAACAACATGATCGGCCCCGGCAAGCCCATCGACACCGAGCGCTTCTTCGTCATCTGCATCAACTGCATCGGCGGCTGCCAAGGCTCCACCGGGCCCAAATCCATCAACCCGGAAACCGGCAAGCCCTACAACCTCACCTTCCCCTTCGTCACCATCACCGATATGGTGCGCACGCAGAAGCTGCTGCTGGACAGCCTGGGCGTTACCCAGCTCCATGCCATCGTCGGCGGCTCCATGGGCGGCATGCAGACCTTGCAGTGGGCCATCGAATATCCCGACTACGTGCAGCGCATCCTGCCCATGGCCACCACCTGGCGGCAAAACTCCCAGGCCATCGCCTTCGACGAAGTCGGGCGCCAGGCCATCATGCAGGATCCGGAGTGGAAGGAAGGAAACTACGAACCGGACGGCGGACCGGCCGTCGGTCTGGCCATCGCTCGCATGATGGCCCACATCACCTACCTCTCGGATAAGAGCCTCGATCGCAAGTTCGGCCGACGCCGCCAAGAAGGCTACGACAGCAAGTACAGCTTCGACATCGAATTCGAAGTGGAGAGCTACCTGCGCTACCAAGGGGCCAGCTTCACCAACCGTTTCGACGCCAACACCTATCTCTACTTCACCAGAGCCCTCGGCTACTTCGACCTCGCCGGCGACTACGGCTCGCTCGACGCCGCCGTCGCCAACATGAAATGCCGAGCCCTGCTGGTCGGCTTCACCTCTGACTGGCTCTTCCCGCCCGCCCAGAACCGCGACGTCGCCCTAGCCATGCTCCGCCAAGGCAAGGAGGCCTCCTACGTGCAGATCGACACCGACCTCGGCCACGACTCCTTCCTCGTCGACTCGCCCGAGCTGTTCGAGCTCACCCGCGACTTTCTCGAATAG
- the dctP gene encoding TRAP transporter substrate-binding protein DctP, which yields MMLVSKPIRILALFAVMAAVFSAAPDAEARKQRLRLTTLAPKDSSFDKSLRRMGQEWKKETRGEVDLIIFAGGVQGGETAMIDRMRVNQTQAALISGVGLAEIDPAVAGLQQVPLMFHSYEELEYVMDKLGPMLEKRIRDKGFVVLGWMDSGWVRIFSKNKLVTPEDMKKGKLYTWAGDTKQTDLLKNMGFRPVPIDATEVTSSLQTGLIDIVPLPPFFALATQTYKPAPNMLNIKYTPIIGAIVVSEQAWSRIDPEDQEAMKRVAEDVCREMTLAGREENEQAVKVMQEKWGLKVVESSEKVEEAWETASEEAYSLIRDNTVPAEIFDEVVRLLEEHRGGE from the coding sequence ATGATGCTTGTTTCAAAACCGATTCGAATTCTCGCTTTGTTCGCAGTGATGGCTGCGGTATTTTCTGCGGCCCCAGACGCGGAGGCGCGAAAGCAGCGGCTTCGCCTGACGACCTTGGCTCCCAAGGACTCGTCCTTCGACAAGTCCTTGCGCCGCATGGGCCAGGAGTGGAAGAAGGAAACGCGGGGCGAGGTGGACTTGATCATTTTCGCTGGTGGCGTGCAGGGTGGCGAGACGGCTATGATCGACCGCATGCGGGTCAACCAGACGCAGGCTGCCTTGATATCCGGAGTGGGCTTGGCGGAGATCGATCCGGCGGTGGCTGGATTGCAGCAGGTGCCCTTGATGTTTCACAGCTACGAGGAGCTGGAGTACGTGATGGACAAGCTCGGTCCGATGTTGGAAAAGCGTATTCGTGACAAAGGCTTCGTGGTGCTCGGCTGGATGGACTCCGGTTGGGTGCGCATTTTCAGCAAGAACAAGCTGGTGACGCCTGAGGACATGAAAAAGGGCAAGCTGTACACCTGGGCGGGTGACACCAAGCAGACCGATTTGCTCAAAAACATGGGCTTTCGCCCCGTACCCATCGACGCCACCGAAGTGACATCGAGCTTGCAGACCGGCCTCATCGATATCGTGCCGCTGCCGCCCTTTTTCGCTTTGGCCACGCAGACCTACAAGCCCGCCCCGAACATGCTGAATATCAAGTACACTCCCATCATCGGAGCCATCGTGGTATCGGAGCAGGCGTGGAGCCGCATCGATCCTGAGGATCAGGAAGCCATGAAGCGGGTGGCGGAAGACGTTTGCCGCGAGATGACCCTGGCCGGACGCGAGGAGAACGAGCAAGCGGTCAAGGTGATGCAGGAGAAGTGGGGGCTCAAGGTCGTGGAATCCTCCGAGAAGGTGGAGGAGGCCTGGGAAACGGCTTCCGAGGAAGCCTATTCGCTCATTCGAGACAACACGGTGCCCGCGGAGATTTTCGACGAAGTCGTTCGCTTGCTAGAGGAGCATCGCGGGGGCGAGTAG
- the rnpA gene encoding ribonuclease P protein component, with protein sequence MVRRFKLRPASRLRRNADFLEIRSLGKPYRCRYFALFSRIRASDSADASSPRVGISAARRVGNAVMRNTLKRRFRELFRLHQHELKAAADIVVSIRQPAGKASYHELEQRFLHALKYKKLLRPLDAPISQATQSTDSRPHSQED encoded by the coding sequence ATGGTGAGGAGATTCAAGCTCCGCCCTGCGAGCCGTCTGCGCCGAAACGCCGACTTCCTTGAGATCAGAAGTCTTGGCAAGCCCTATCGCTGCCGGTACTTCGCCCTATTTTCCCGCATCCGCGCTAGCGACAGCGCGGATGCTTCGTCTCCGCGTGTCGGCATCTCAGCGGCTAGACGAGTGGGCAACGCCGTGATGCGCAACACCTTGAAGCGTCGCTTCCGCGAACTCTTCCGCCTGCACCAGCACGAGCTGAAAGCGGCCGCGGATATCGTGGTGAGCATCCGGCAGCCAGCCGGCAAAGCCTCCTACCATGAGCTCGAGCAGCGCTTTCTGCATGCCCTGAAGTACAAGAAGCTGCTGCGCCCGCTCGACGCGCCGATCAGCCAGGCGACGCAGTCGACCGATTCGCGGCCTCACTCGCAGGAGGATTAG
- a CDS encoding TRAP transporter TatT component family protein, with amino-acid sequence MKSTWSIGVACLLSSLIVNGCSVKKLAVNQLGDALSGGGDVFASDNDPELVGDALPFSLKLMESVLAETPEHVGLLTSLTSGFTQYAYGWVQLDADEIEDEDYDRAVELRERAIKLYERAMGYGMRGLDVRHAGFSDQLREDEEAALGRLRPDEVELLYWTGLAWAGAISLSLDNMDLVGDLAYVEAMMERALELDPDFDDGAIQTFFVTYEVSRMNAEGDPIENATRYYHRALELSDGQLASVYVAYAEAVAVETQNKELFVSLLNQALEIDVDQHPSTRLSNLIYQRRAEWLLNRLEWYFL; translated from the coding sequence ATGAAATCCACTTGGTCCATCGGCGTCGCGTGCTTGCTCAGTTCCTTGATCGTGAATGGTTGCTCGGTTAAGAAACTAGCTGTCAACCAGTTGGGAGATGCTTTGTCGGGAGGCGGCGATGTGTTCGCCTCGGACAACGATCCGGAGCTGGTGGGCGACGCGTTGCCGTTCAGCTTGAAGCTGATGGAGAGCGTGCTGGCGGAGACGCCGGAGCATGTGGGATTGCTGACGTCGCTGACCAGCGGGTTCACCCAGTACGCCTATGGTTGGGTGCAGCTCGATGCGGATGAGATCGAGGACGAGGATTACGATCGAGCGGTAGAGCTGCGGGAGCGGGCGATCAAGCTCTACGAGCGGGCGATGGGCTATGGCATGCGTGGTTTGGATGTTCGCCATGCGGGATTTTCCGATCAGCTCCGAGAGGATGAGGAGGCGGCGCTTGGCAGACTGCGGCCGGACGAGGTGGAGCTGTTGTACTGGACAGGCTTGGCTTGGGCGGGAGCGATTTCCCTCTCGCTCGACAACATGGATTTGGTGGGCGATCTGGCCTATGTGGAAGCGATGATGGAGCGGGCTCTCGAGCTGGATCCGGACTTCGACGATGGAGCGATTCAGACCTTTTTCGTGACCTACGAGGTAAGCCGCATGAATGCGGAGGGCGATCCTATCGAGAACGCGACTCGCTACTACCACCGGGCGCTGGAGCTTTCGGACGGCCAGCTTGCTTCGGTGTATGTCGCTTATGCGGAAGCGGTTGCAGTGGAAACGCAGAACAAGGAACTTTTTGTGTCGCTGCTCAACCAAGCCTTGGAGATCGATGTGGACCAGCACCCTTCGACGCGCCTGAGCAACTTGATCTACCAGCGACGGGCGGAGTGGCTGCTCAATCGCTTGGAATGGTATTTCCTGTAG
- a CDS encoding sigma-70 family RNA polymerase sigma factor: MKPGVSMDDASFEAELIRRIANRERDAFDQLYARYSRPLFSYIFKFLRDHGLAEEVLQDVFVKIWKTAHRYDPKLSRPFSWSVLVTKRLCIDRLRASKPVTVTDDPMAYKPAEEHRQDDRDPSDHVAVKDEIGILRSLLEKLPESQRLSLELSMDKGLTQQEISDELDMPLGTVKTAMRRGMQKLKTMMAANNE, from the coding sequence ATGAAACCCGGTGTATCGATGGACGACGCAAGTTTCGAAGCAGAGTTGATCAGACGGATCGCGAATAGGGAGCGCGATGCCTTCGACCAGCTGTACGCCCGTTATTCGCGTCCCTTGTTCTCCTACATTTTCAAATTTCTGCGGGACCATGGTCTAGCGGAGGAGGTACTGCAGGATGTCTTCGTGAAGATCTGGAAGACCGCTCATCGCTACGACCCGAAGCTCTCGCGCCCATTCAGCTGGTCGGTGCTGGTGACGAAACGCCTTTGCATCGATCGATTGAGGGCGTCCAAGCCGGTCACCGTCACCGACGACCCCATGGCCTACAAGCCAGCGGAGGAGCATCGGCAGGACGATCGGGACCCGTCCGATCACGTGGCGGTGAAGGACGAGATCGGCATCTTGCGAAGCTTGCTCGAGAAGCTGCCTGAGTCGCAGCGCTTGAGCTTGGAGCTGTCCATGGACAAGGGGCTCACGCAACAGGAAATTTCAGACGAACTCGACATGCCGCTAGGCACGGTGAAAACCGCCATGCGCCGGGGCATGCAGAAACTTAAAACCATGATGGCTGCGAACAATGAATAG
- a CDS encoding ammonium transporter: MKRFSAFAATVVALALPSLVHAQEQASLNAGDTAWMIVATALVLFMTLPGLSLFYGGLVRAKNVLSILMQCFAICAVMSLLWVIFGYSLAVTGTGPFIGGLEFAFLKHLTVDSLSGTIPESVFVTFQMTFAIITPALIVGAFAERIKFSAVMLFSIGWFVLSYIPIWHMAWSEHGFFHNWSVMDFAGGTVVHINAAMAGLVGCLMVGRRKGAFAEPIKPHSLPLTVVGASMLWVGWFGFNAGSAVAADGTAGMAMLVTQIACATSAVVWMLIEWLKHGKASVLGIATGAVAGLVAITPASGNAGPMGAILIGAASSVCCYLVAVKLKFALKIDDSLDVFGVHGIGGIVGAILTGVVASESFGGTGYGEGITMLAQVWGQFVSVVITIVWSGVVSLILFFLIDKAIGLRVDNDSELKGLDLSEHDEQGYEM; this comes from the coding sequence ATGAAACGCTTCAGCGCTTTTGCCGCGACTGTGGTCGCGCTCGCTTTGCCTAGCCTGGTTCATGCCCAGGAGCAGGCTTCCCTCAATGCCGGCGACACTGCATGGATGATCGTCGCTACCGCTCTGGTCCTCTTCATGACGCTGCCTGGACTGTCCCTGTTTTACGGCGGTTTGGTGCGTGCCAAGAACGTGCTCTCCATCCTGATGCAATGCTTCGCGATATGCGCGGTGATGTCGCTGTTGTGGGTGATCTTTGGATACAGCTTGGCGGTGACGGGTACCGGTCCGTTCATAGGCGGTTTGGAGTTCGCGTTCCTCAAGCACCTGACGGTGGATTCCCTGTCCGGCACCATTCCCGAAAGCGTTTTCGTGACCTTTCAAATGACCTTTGCCATCATCACACCCGCTCTGATCGTGGGAGCGTTCGCGGAGCGCATCAAGTTTTCCGCGGTGATGCTGTTCAGCATCGGTTGGTTCGTGCTTTCCTACATCCCGATTTGGCACATGGCGTGGTCGGAGCACGGATTCTTTCACAACTGGAGCGTCATGGATTTCGCTGGTGGCACGGTGGTGCACATCAACGCCGCTATGGCTGGTTTGGTCGGCTGTTTGATGGTTGGCCGCCGCAAGGGGGCGTTCGCGGAGCCAATCAAACCGCACAGCCTACCGCTCACCGTAGTCGGCGCCTCCATGCTCTGGGTAGGCTGGTTCGGCTTCAACGCGGGCAGCGCCGTGGCCGCTGACGGAACCGCTGGCATGGCGATGCTCGTCACCCAGATCGCCTGCGCCACTTCGGCTGTGGTTTGGATGCTCATCGAATGGCTCAAGCACGGAAAGGCCTCGGTGCTCGGCATCGCTACTGGCGCCGTGGCGGGTTTGGTCGCGATCACGCCAGCGTCCGGAAACGCGGGACCGATGGGCGCCATCCTGATCGGGGCCGCTTCTTCGGTGTGCTGCTATCTGGTGGCGGTTAAGCTGAAATTCGCTCTCAAGATCGACGACAGCTTGGACGTGTTCGGCGTGCATGGCATCGGCGGAATCGTGGGCGCCATCCTGACCGGAGTGGTCGCTTCGGAATCGTTTGGCGGCACCGGATATGGCGAGGGCATCACCATGCTCGCCCAGGTCTGGGGACAATTCGTCAGCGTGGTGATTACCATCGTATGGAGCGGCGTGGTCTCGCTCATCCTCTTTTTCCTCATCGACAAGGCGATCGGACTGCGGGTCGACAACGACAGCGAACTGAAGGGGCTCGACCTCAGCGAGCACGACGAGCAAGGCTACGAAATGTAG
- a CDS encoding anti-sigma factor has product MNREQREEYALLYALGSLPEDETEAFEKEASEDRELQRLIHENQRLQEEWVRECEPVEPPFQSYSRIMSEIDSDRTRKAPSEKELRPEAPVRRVVPFLNWGGWAAAACVALVFSVLRFGNGGADLRSDIVLNNLANPKLMAVETPSEDIGIEDRMLELVGIAEAYWFAREGVPSDQLLADSATEIAPISGGFTVFDRTYKLGFIAVENMPNETAGKSYHVWAKTSPESKPIRAGALPIGDESRGLFFFDLSSLPKDVDVGNLSFFVTEEESDDPAKPSQMIVLSDF; this is encoded by the coding sequence ATGAATAGGGAACAACGAGAGGAATACGCCTTGCTCTACGCTTTGGGGTCTTTGCCCGAAGACGAAACGGAAGCCTTCGAGAAGGAGGCGTCCGAGGATCGCGAGCTGCAGCGGTTGATCCACGAGAACCAGCGCTTGCAGGAGGAGTGGGTGAGGGAGTGCGAGCCCGTGGAGCCGCCGTTTCAGAGCTACTCCAGGATCATGTCGGAGATCGACTCGGACCGGACGAGAAAGGCGCCTTCGGAGAAGGAGCTTCGTCCTGAGGCCCCAGTTCGCCGTGTGGTCCCCTTCCTCAACTGGGGAGGTTGGGCGGCTGCGGCTTGCGTGGCCTTGGTCTTCAGCGTCTTGCGATTTGGAAACGGGGGCGCCGACTTGCGTTCCGACATCGTGCTCAACAATCTGGCGAACCCGAAGCTGATGGCGGTGGAGACGCCGTCGGAAGACATCGGAATCGAAGACCGCATGCTCGAGTTGGTGGGAATCGCCGAGGCGTATTGGTTCGCCCGCGAGGGAGTGCCGAGCGACCAGCTGCTGGCTGACTCCGCCACGGAGATCGCGCCGATTTCGGGCGGATTCACCGTCTTCGATCGTACCTACAAGCTCGGTTTCATCGCGGTGGAGAACATGCCCAACGAGACGGCGGGCAAGTCCTATCACGTCTGGGCCAAGACCAGCCCCGAGTCCAAGCCGATACGGGCGGGAGCCCTGCCGATTGGCGACGAGTCGCGGGGGCTGTTTTTCTTCGATCTGTCGAGTTTGCCCAAGGATGTGGACGTGGGAAATCTGAGCTTTTTCGTCACTGAGGAGGAAAGCGACGACCCGGCGAAGCCCAGCCAGATGATCGTGCTGAGCGACTTCTAG
- the rpmH gene encoding 50S ribosomal protein L34, producing the protein MRPTFRPHRLKRVRKIGFRARMSTRGGRAVIKARRKKGRARLSVA; encoded by the coding sequence ATGAGACCTACATTCAGACCACACCGCCTCAAGAGAGTCCGCAAGATCGGCTTCCGCGCCCGCATGTCCACGCGTGGCGGACGCGCTGTCATCAAGGCCCGCCGCAAGAAGGGACGCGCCCGTCTCTCCGTCGCTTAA